The sequence CTATCGATGTACTATGTCTTCAACATAGTGGGTTGCCCCATTCGGATATCTACGGATCTATTCGTGTGTGCCAATCCCCGTAGCTTTTCGCAGCTTATCACGTCCTTCTTCGCCTCTGAGAGCCTAGGCATTCCCCATACGCCCTTATTTTGCTTATTGTGCTCTATTTCAGTCTTCAAGTTGAAAGTCTTAAGGTCTAAAGTCAGAAGACTTTTAACTTTTTGACTTTCGTCTTTCGACTAATTTTGTGCTTATATTATTTCTAATATTTTTCTACTTTTTAATTTGTATCTCAATATGTCAATGAACTTTTATTAGTATTAAGATTTTTGTATAAAGCATTAAGACTTGATCTTAATTCTTGATACTATCATCTTGATACCATCTGGTGGAGAATATCGGAGTCGAACCGATGACCTCCTGCGTGCAAGGCAGGCGCTCTAGCCAGCTGAGCTAATCCCCCAATTTTTATTAATTGTGAATTACGAATTACGAATGTTATAATTCATAACCTCTCAACTTCTAAAATTTCCTTTGTAATAAAATACTTTTAATTCGTAATTTCTAATTCGTAATTAAAATTGTAGTCCCGGGCAGACTCGAACTGCCGACCCCTACATTATCAGTGTAGTACTCTAACCAGCTGAGCTACGAGACTCTGTATTTTATTTTTTTTTGAATCAACAGTAAAGAGTAAGAGACTTGAACCATCTCTAGAAAGGAGGTGTTCCAGCCGCACCTTCCGGTACGGCTACCTTGTTACGACTTAGCCCTAGTTACCAGTTTTACCCTAGGCAGCTCCTTGCGGTCACCGACTTCAGGCACCCCCAGCTTCCATGGCTTGACGGGCGGTGTGTACAAGGCCCGGGAACGTATTCACCGGATCATGGCTGATATCCGATTACTAGCGATTCCAGCTTCATGGAGTCGAGTTGCAGACTCCAATCCGAACTGTGACCGGCTTTATAGATTCGCTCCTGGTCACCCAGTGGCTGCTCTCTGTACCGGCCATTGTAGCACGTGTGTGGCCCAGGACGTAAGGGCCGTGATGATTTGACGTCATCCCCACCTTCCTCACAGTTTACACTGGCAGTCTTGCTAGAGTTCCCGACATGACTCGCTGGCAACTAACAACAGGGGTTGCGCTCGTTATAGGACTTAACCTGACACCTCACGGCACGAGCTGACGACAACCATGCAGCACCTTGTAAATTGTCCGAAGAAATATCTGTTTCCAAATACGTCAATCTACATTTAAGCCCTGGTAAGGTTCCTCGCGTATCATCGAATTAAACCACATGCTCCACCGCTTGTGCGGGCCCCCGTCAATTCCTTTGAGTTTCAAACTTGCGTTCGTACTCCCCAGGTGGGATACTTATCACTTTCGCTTAGTCACTCAGCCTTGCAGCCAAACAACTAGTATCCATCGTTTACGGCGTGGACTACCAGGGTATCTAATCCTGTTCGCTACCCACGCTTTCGTCCATCAGCGTCAATTGTTTGTTAGTAACCTGCCTTCGCAATTGGTATTCCATGTAATATCTAAGCATTTCACCGCTACACTACATATTCTAGTTACTTCACAAAAATTCAAGCTCTACAGTATCAATGGCAATTTTACAGTTAAGCTGCAAACTTTCACCACTGACTTATAAAGCCGCCTACGGACCCTTTAAACCCAATGATTCCGGATAACGCTTGGATCCTCCGTATTACCGCGGCTGCTGGCACGGAGTTAGCCGATCCTTATTCTTACAGTACCGTCAATATACCACACGTGGTACTTTTTCTTCCTGTACAAAAGCAGTTTACAATCCATAGGACCGTCATCCTGCACGCGGCATGGCTGGTTCAGAGTTGCCTCCATTGACCAATATTCCTCACTGCTGCCTCCCGTAGGAGTCTGGTCCGTGTCTCAGTACCAGTGTGGGGGATCTCCCTCTCAGGACCCCTACCCATCATCGTCTTGGTAAGCCGTTACCTTACCAACTAACTAATGGGACGCATGCTCATCTTTTACCAATAAATCTTTAATTACAAATCGATGCCAATTCGTAATACCATAAGGTATTAATCCAAATTTCTCTGGGCTATCCCTTAGTAAAAGGTAGATTGCATACGCGTTACGCACCCGTGCGCCGGTCTCAACATCCGAAGATGCCTACCCCTCGACTTGCATGTGTTAGGCCTGCCGCTAGCGTTCATCCTGAGCCAGGATCAAACTCTTCATCGTATAATTTTTAATATTTTTTGATGTTCGTTCAAGATCATCTTTTATCTCTAAAAGATTAATCTTACTCTTTAATTCTCTGTTAATCCAATATGTCTATGAACTTATTTTCTCTTTGTTCGCTCATCTTCTAAGCGGTTGCAAAAGTAGAAACTCTTTTTGAATCTCGCAAATTTATTTTATAAATATTTTTGAAAGATTTCTGAGTATTTGTGGGCGATGAGGGATTCGAACCCCCGACCCCCTCGGTGTAAACGAGGTGCTCTGAACCAACTGAGCTAATCGCCCGATAAAAAAGTCTCAACTTTCATTGAGACTTTCAAAAAAAAGGCAGCGACATACTCTCCCACATTAAAATGCAGTACCATCTGCGCAATCGGGCTTAACTTCTCTGTTCGAAATGGGAAGAGGTGAGCCCCGACGCAATAACCACCTTAAATCGGTTTGCTAGGTTTCTCTAACAATATTTTGTTAACATATTTCCGATACTTTTCATTTTTTTTCGTAGAGGATTCTTTCTTTAGTCTTCATACTTAATACTCAAATCTTAATACTATACTTTATAAGCAACTCCTTAGAGCACATAAGCTTACGGGCTATTAGTACTACTCGACTATGACATTACTGCCTTTACATCTGTAGCCTATCAACGTAGTCATCTTCTACGACCCTTTAAAGAAATCTCATCTTGTGGTGGGTTTCGCGCTTATATGCTTTCAGCGCTTATCCCTTCCCAACGTAGCTACTCAGCGATGCACCTGGCGGCACAACTGATACACCAGAGGTTAGTCCAATTCGGTCCTCTCGTACTAGAATCAGATCCACTCAAATTTCTAACGCCCACAGTAGATAGAGACCGAACTGTCTCACGACGTTCTGAACCCAGCTCGCGTGCCACTTTAATGGGCGAACAGCCCAACCCTTGGGACCTTCTCCAGCCCCAGGATGTGACGAGCCGACATCGAGGTGCCAAACCCCCCCGTCGATATGAGCTCTTGGGGGAGATCAGCCTGTTATCCCCGGCGTACCTTTTATCCTTTGAGCGATGGCCCTTCCATACGGAACCACCGGATCACTATGCTCTACTTTCGTACCTGATCGACCTGTATGTCTCTCAGTCAAGCTCCCTTATACCATTGCACTCTACGCACGGTTACCAAGCGTGCTGAGGGAACCTTTAGAAGCCTCCGTTACTCTTTTGGAGGCGACCACCCCAGTCAAACTACCCACCAAGCAATGTCCTCATGTATCACGAGTTAGATCTCAAATAAGCAAAGGGTGGTATTTCAACAATGACTAACCTACGCCTGGCGACGCAGGATCGAAGTCTCCCACCTATCCTACACATCACTTATCCAAGAACAATACTAAGCTATAGTAAAGGTGCACAGGGTCTTTTCGTCCCACTGCGGGTAATCGGCATCTTCACCGATACTACAATTTCACCGAGCTCATGGCTGAGACAGTGTCCAGATCGTTACACCATTCGTGCAGGTCGGAACTTACCCGACAAGGAATTTCGCTACCTTAGGACCGTTATAGTTACGGCCGCCGTTTACTGGGGCTTCAATTCAATGCTTCTCCGAAGATAACATCTCCTCTTAACCTTCCAGCACCGGGCAGGTGTCAGGCCCTATACTTCATCTTACGATTTGGCAGAGCCCTGTGTTTTTGATAAACAGTCGCCTGGACCTTTTCACTGCGGCCAGCATTGCTGCTGGCGACCTTTCTCCCGAAGTTACAGGTCTATTTTGCCTAATTCCTTAGCCATGAATCTCTCGAGCACCTTAGGATTCTCTCCTCGACTACCTGTGTCGGTTTACGGTACGGGTTGTTATAATCTAGGTTTAGAAACTTTTCTTGGAAGCCCTTAGGCACACTATCTAATTGCCCGAAGGCGCTCAGTACTATCGTATTTCCCCATCCTTAACGCATTTTACTATTAAAGATATAGGTAGGTACTTCAACGAACTATTCCGTCAGTTCGCGGTGCTTTCATCACTCCGTCATTCCATCACAACTATAACAAGTACGGGAATATTAACCCGTTGGCCATCGACGTCCCCCTTCGGGTGTGCCTTAGGTCCCGACTAACCCTAAGCTGATTAGCATAGCTCAGGAAACCTTAGTCTTTCGGTGTGCGGGTTTCTCGCCCGCATTATCGTTACTTATGCCTACATTTTCTTTTCTAAACAGTCCAGCAATAGTCGCCTATCACCTTCTACCCAGTTTAGAATGCTCCCCTACCACTTGACAACTAAATGTCAAATCCATAGCTTCGGTAGTATACTTATGCCCGATTATTATCCATGCTCGTTCGCTCGACTAGTGAGCTGTTACGCACTCTTTAAATGAATGGCTGCTTCCAAGCCAACATCCTAGCTGTCTATGCAAACAAACCGCGTTTTTTCAACTTAGCATACATTTGGGGACCTTAGCTGATGGTCTGGGTTCTTTCCCTCTCGGACATGGACCTTAGCACCCATGCCCTCACTGCTTATAAGCATTTATTAGCATTCGGAGTTTGTCAGGAATTGGTAGGTGGTGAAACCCCCGCATCCAATCAGTAGCTCTACCTCTAATAAACTCTATAAGCGCTGCACCTAAATGCATTTCGGGGAGTACGAGCTATTTCCGAGTTTGATTGGCCTTTCACCCCTACCCACAGATCATCCCAAGACTTTTCAACGTCAACGGGTTCGGTCCTCCACGGTGTGTTACCACAGCTTCAACCTGTCCATGGGTAGATCACACGGTTTCGCGTCTACCATTACTGACTCATGCGCCCTATTCAGACTCGCTTTCGCTTCGGATCCGTGACTGAATCACTTATCCTCGCCAGCAACGGTAACTCGTAGGCTCATTATGCAAAAGGCACGCCGTCACCCAACGAATGGGCTCCGACCGCTTGTAAGCGTATGGTTTCAGGTTCTATTTCACTCCGTTATTCACGGTTCTTTTCACCTTTCCCTCACGGTACTGGTTCACTATCGGTCTCTCAGGAGTATTTAGCCTTAGCGGATGGTCCCGCCAGTTTCAATCAAGGTTTCACGTGCCCCGACCTACTCAGGATACCACTATCTAATACATCGCTTACCTATACGGGACTATCACCCTCTACGGTTAACCTTTCCAGGTTATTCTAATTCGCTTTGCTTAAAATATCGTGGTCCTACAACCCCAATATTGCCGAAACAACATTGGTTTGGGCTAATCCGCGTTCGCTCGCCACTACTTACGGAATCACTTTTGTTTTCTTCTCCTCCGCCTACTTAGATGTTTCAGTTCAGCGGGTTTGCTCATCTATCGATGTACTATGTCTTCAACATAGTGGGTTGCCCCATTCGGATATCTACGGATCTATTCGTGTGTGCCAATCCCCGTAGCTTTTCGCAGCTTATCACGTCCTTCTTCGCCTCTGAGAGCCTAGGCATTCCCCATACGCCCTTATTTTGCTTATTGTGCTCTATTTCAGTCTTCAAGTTGAAAGTCTTAAGGTCTAAAGTCAGAAGACTTTTAACTTTTTGACTTTCGTCTTTCGACTAATTTTGTGCTTATATTATTTCTAATATTTTTCTACTTTTTAATTTGTATCTCAATATGTCAATGAACTTTTATTAGTATTAAGATTTTTGTATAAAGCATTAAGACTTGATCTTAATTCTTGATACTATCATCTTGATACCATCTGGTGGAGAATATCGGAGTCGAACCGATGACCTCCTGCGTGCAAGGCAGGCGCTCTAGCCAGCTGAGCTAATCCCCCAATTTTTATTAATTGTGAATTACGAATTACGAATGTTATAATTCATAACCTCTCAACTTCTAAAATTTCCTTTGTAATAAAATACTTTTAATTCGTAATTTCTAATTCGTAATTAAAATTGTAGTCCCGGGCAGACTCGAACTGCCGACCCCTACATTATCAGTGTAGTACTCTAACCAGCTGAGCTACGAGACTCTGTATTTTATTTTTTTTTGAATCAACAGTAAAGAGTAAGAGACTTGAACCATCTCTAGAAAGGAGGTGTTCCAGCCGCACCTTCCGGTACGGCTACCTTGTTACGACTTAGCCCTAGTTACCAGTTTTACCCTAGGCAGCTCCTTGCGGTCACCGACTTCAGGCACCCCCAGCTTCCATGGCTTGACGGGCGGTGTGTACAAGGCCCGGGAACGTATTCACCGGATCATGGCTGATATCCGATTACTAGCGATTCCAGCTTCATGGAGTCGAGTTGCAGACTCCAATCCGAACTGTGACCGGCTTTATAGATTCGCTCCTGGTCACCCAGTGGCTGCTCTCTGTACCGGCCATTGTAGCACGTGTGTGGCCCAGGACGTAAGGGCCGTGATGATTTGACGTCATCCCCACCTTCCTCACAGTTTACACTGGCAGTCTTGCTAGAGTTCCCGACATGACTCGCTGGCAACTAACAACAGGGGTTGCGCTCGTTATAGGACTTAACCTGACACCTCACGGCACGAGCTGACGACAACCATGCAGCACCTTGTAAATTGTCCGAAGAAATATCTGTTTCCAAATACGTCAATCTACATTTAAGCCCTGGTAAGGTTCCTCGCGTATCATCGAATTAAACCACATGCTCCACCGCTTGTGCGGGCCCCCGTCAATTCCTTTGAGTTTCAAACTTGCGTTCGTACTCCCCAGGTGGGATACTTATCACTTTCGCTTAGTCACTCAGCCTTGCAGCCAAACAACTAGTATCCATCGTTTACGGCGTGGACTACCAGGGTATCTAATCCTGTTCGCTACCCACGCTTTCGTCCATCAGCGTCAATTGTTTGTTAGTAACCTGCCTTCGCAATTGGTATTCCATGTAATATCTAAGCATTTCACCGCTACACTACATATTCTAGTTACTTCACAAAAATTCAAGCTCTACAGTATCAATGGCAATTTTACAGTTAAGCTGCAAACTTTCACCACTGACTTATAAAGCCGCCTACGGACCCTTTAAACCCAATGATTCCGGATAACGCTTGGATCCTCCGTATTACCGCGGCTGCTGGCACGGAGTTAGCCGATCCTTATTCTTACAGTACCGTCAATATACCACACGTGGTACTTTTTCTTCCTGTACAAAAGCAGTTTACAATCCATAGGACCGTCATCCTGCACGCGGCATGGCTGGTTCAGAGTTGCCTCCATTGACCAATATTCCTCACTGCTGCCTCCCGTAGGAGTCTGGTCCGTGTCTCAGTACCAGTGTGGGGGATCTCCCTCTCAGGACCCCTACCCATCATCGTCTTGGTAAGCCGTTACCTTACCAACTAACTAATGGGACGCATGCTCATCTTTTACCAATAAATCTTTAATTACAAATCGATGCCAATTCGTAATACCATAAGGTATTAATCCAAATTTCTCTGGGCTATCCCTTAGTAAAAGGTAGATTGCATACGCGTTACGCACCCGTGCGCCGGTCTCAACATCCGAAGATGCCTACCCCTCGACTTGCATGTGTTAGGCCTGCCGCTAGCGTTCATCCTGAGCCAGGATCAAACTCTTCATCGTATAATTTTTAATATTTTTTGATGTTCGTTCAAGATTTTCTTTTATCTCTAAAAGAATAACCTTACTCTTTAATTCTCTGTTAATCCAATATGTCTATGAACTTGTCTTCTCTATTGTTCGCTTATCTTCTAAGCGGTTGCAAAAGTAGAAACTCTTTTTGAATCTCGCAAATTTATTTTGATAATATTTTTGAAAGATTTTTCAACGTTTAAAGAACTTCTGCGTCGTTTCTTGTTTCAGAATCGGATTGCAAAACTACAACCTTTAATCCTTATCTTCCAAATTTATTTTTGTTAATTTTTAAATTTGTTTTTAGTGATTTGTATGAACTTCTGTTTTTCAACGGTGCAAATATACCGCCTTCTTTCTATGCCAAACAAGCTTTTTTGAAGTTATTTTTTGATTATTTTTTAGTTGACTGGAATTGAAATATTTAAAATTAAAAATTCAATAATTTGGAGATTTGAAAATTAAAATTAGTAATGAGTCTAGTGATTTGAGTATTGAGAAAGATTTCTCCTGTCGCCGAAATGACAATATAAAATTTAATTTTACCACAGATGCACGGAGGTAAATTTGGAAATGTGTTGATTTGGAGATTTAAATTAGTAGCCAGACTAAAGTTTTGAGTATTGAGAGGATTACTCCTATCGTTGGAATGACAAATAAAATTTTGAATTACCATAGATACACGAATGTGAAATTTGAAAATGTGTTAATAGGTAGAATTAGAAATTGTAAATTATAATTACAAACAAATTAAAAAAAACATAGGGGATTTTGAAAATTTGAATAAATCAAAAAAAAATCATCTTATTTTGGAATAATAAACAAAAAACATCTTTAAAATAAAACTTAAATCGGATTAAAAAACACATTTCTTAAAGTTAAGCAGCCAAGTATTGATATTATAAATTTTTTTGAAATTTTTGATGAGTTTATTTCAAAGCCTAAAAAATCAAATCTTTTAAAAAGAAATTTACTCATATATTTATATAAAATATTTATCTTGATTATTAATCATTTTCAAAAAATAATAAAATGGAAAAAATTATTCAACTTTCTGAAAAAGAAATAACAATAGAATTTTATGGACTACTATTTTAGAGAATTTAGTCGTACAGCAAATGCAAAGAGAAATTGACATCTTGACAAATTCACCAAAAGAAAGATATCAACGTGTTTTAAATCGAAGCTCTAAACTTTTTTAAGAAATTCCAAATCGACATATTGCTAATTATTTACGTATGAGTGCAGAAACTTTATCAAGATTAAAAAAATCTAGACTACAATCAAGATTTAAAAAAGTAACTTTTCAGAACTTAGCATAAAACTTCAAATTATGCAGTCAGAAATATTAATACAATCTCTTTTAGAAACAACAAAACAAAATCTAAATCGAGTTGAAAAGCTAAAAAAACATGATTTTTCTACATTGACATGGAAAGAAAATTCAAGTTCATGGAGCGTTTTAGAATGCTTAGAACATTTAAATTTGTACGGTGATTTTTATTTACCACAAATAGAAAGTAAAAGCAAAAACTCTAATTCTAAATTTGAGACAGAATTTATAAGTGGGATTTTTGGTAGCTATTTTTCTAAAATTATGTTACCAAAAGAAAAGCTAAACAAGATGAGAACTTTTAAAGACTAAGATACTTTAAACAGCAAACTCGACAAAAACGTTATTTATAAATTCATTCAACAACAAATCCAACTTTTAAAATTGCTAAACAACTCAAAAAATGTAAGCTTGAATAAGGTAAGAATAGATATTTCAATTTCTAGTTTAATAAAGTTAAAACTAGGTGACACTTTTCAGTTTTTCATTAATCACACAATTAGACATTTGAATCAAATTAACGGAATAATAAAAAACTTAAAATAATATTTATTTACAATATTTTAACATAAATATTTAACTCAATCATTTCATAAAACTAATCTATTTAAATTAAATTCATTAATTTTAAGGTCAAAAATAAATTTAACTGTTTTGAATTCGAAAATACAACTTTTAATTACATATTAAAATAACGCATTAAAATTCAATGCTCTAAAATAAACTAACTACCAAATCACTAAAAAATGAATGAAAAAATTCAAAAATTAGAAAAATGTTTATTAAAAACAAGACCTGAATATTATTCAGAATTAAACGCACCATTAAATGATTCGCAGTTAAATAAACTCGAAGAATATTATAAAATTGTAATCCCTAAAGATTTACGCACTTTATATAAATGGAAAAATGGACAAAATTCAAATTGTCATAAAGCATTTGTAAATAATTCTTGTTTTATCCCTTTAGAACAGGCGCTATTTGACGCTTCTGAACTAACAGAAATGATTGGTTTTGATTTTGAAATCGAAAATTGGTGGAATGAAAATTGGATTCCAATTTTTCAAAACGGTGGTGGTGACAGTATATGCTATGACTTAAAAGGTATTTTTACTGAACAGCAAGGTCAGTTGATTGAATATTGGCATGTTGATAATGACCGTAATGTAATTGCTCCAACACTTGAAATGTTTCTTGAAAAAATAATCGAAATGTATGAAAAAAATCGATTTCAAGTTACAGATCAATATTTTGATATTGAAAACATTGACAACTTTCCAAAAAAATTTATTATCGAATAAGAAAAGTCTTTCTTAAATATTTATCTAACAAATTATGCAAAAATTTGTAATCTTCGTTATTTACTTTCTGCCAATATTTCTTTATGGGCAAGTAGAGAAAGTAAAAATAAATGGATATGAAGTTACTTTCAATACATTAAATAGTGTAGATCATTATGATCTTTTCCCTGGAAAATTTGAACGTAATGGTACCGATACTATACTTATTATAAGTGTAAATGATAAACCTGTTTTAGAACATAGTTCATTAGTGCATGATGATGAATGTGGTATTAGATTATTAGAAATAAGAAAACATAAAATAATTAAAAATACTATTGTTATTTATAGTTATTGGGCAAATCAAACAAATGTCACGTTTCAGCGTTATGGCTTCAAAAAAGATGTTTATACAATAGATAAAAATGGAAACTTTGTAAAATTAGATAGTAAAATTTTTATTGAAGATAATATTTTCTCTGATGATTATGAAGATATTGAAAAGAATGAAATTTATTTTGAGGAGTATTTTAATGGTCGACATATAGGAATGGATTTTATATACAAAGAACCTAAAACTGAATTTGAAAAAGAAGCACTTAAAGATTATATGGGATTAATAGAACGAAATTTCAATGCTAATTTTGTACTAGGACTTGAGCAAAAGAAATTAGAAAAAGAAGTACGAAAAGCTCTAAAAAAAGAAATTAAATCTGCTACAAAAAATTGGATTATAGAATACTATAATCAAAAAATGTAAATAATCATTAAAAAATATTTATGAATAAAATAATATTAATATTGCTTAGCCTATCAACATTGATTATAATTTTTTTGCTGTTAAAAAATCATATTAATATAATTTTAATTCCTACAAAAGAGTCGTTCAAATCTATCAATATTCATCATGCAAAAATCGAAGAAATTAAAGAAAGAATAGATATTTCTGAATGTGAGAAAGAAAAGCTTATACAAGAAGTAGAAATCAACAGAGAGCATGATCAAAAGCTATCACAAATAGCTGGAAAAACAATTGCAATCGGATTAGCTTTATTCATTATTCAATTCGTAATCTTTATCATGCTTTTCTTTATTCCTAAAAAATAAATGAAAAATCAAAAACGAATTAAAAAAACAAAAGGAAATTTAAAATTCAATAATTATGCGCTATATATTCATTTATATAATTATTAACCTTAGCATACATCAAAAAATGTTTGCTCAGATCGCTCATGATTCGTTGAATAATAAAACTATGGATAAATACGAAGAAATTAGAATTACTTTTATTGGTACTTTTTATAAAGAAACGGGTCCAGCGCAGTATTACAATAAAAACAAAACACGCTCAAGATTGATAACCGGATTTAAAGTTGACAGAGATTTATCTGAAAGTATTAAAGTAAAGAATATAGAATTTGAACCTAATGCTATATATCAATTAGAATCTAATTTTGATTTTAACTTTATTCCGGGAGAAAAATATAACATTGTAATTCAACCCGATAAATCGAAAGAAACGTATATCACAAACGAGGGCATTAAGTTCGATTATAATAATCATTTGATAAATCGATCCGAAATAATATCTATACAATTGGATTCTTTAGGTAGTGAAGCCGAGAATAATACAGAACTAACAAAGGAAGGTTTTGAAACCATTGTGAAATTCATTTTGGATCAAGGACAAACCAACACGTACCGACAAATGTATAGTGATAATCCATTCTATCCAATAGGTGATTTTTATGTTTATCTCAATCCTATACACCCTGGTGTACTTGGGGGAACTGGGAATCATTCAGAATTAAAAGTTTCCGATTTTTGTGAAATCCTGATATTAGACCAAACATCTAAATGGAAAGAGAGAAGCATTGTCATGAAAGATGGGGAATTTGTTTATATCAGCCCATATATTCATATGTATTTGAAGAAAATTCTTGAAACGATAAAAAACAACAAATAATAGTAATTTATGTCAGTAGGTAAAATAATTGGAATAGTCGTATTTTCTGTAATAGTACTTTTTATTTTTTGGCTTTATCAAACAGTTAAAACAAAAACGACGAGCCTTAATAAATATGCCCCTTTTAAAGAATGGGTAGGTAAAACGGTAATATTAAA comes from Flavobacterium sp. I3-2 and encodes:
- a CDS encoding SMI1/KNR4 family protein — its product is MNEKIQKLEKCLLKTRPEYYSELNAPLNDSQLNKLEEYYKIVIPKDLRTLYKWKNGQNSNCHKAFVNNSCFIPLEQALFDASELTEMIGFDFEIENWWNENWIPIFQNGGGDSICYDLKGIFTEQQGQLIEYWHVDNDRNVIAPTLEMFLEKIIEMYEKNRFQVTDQYFDIENIDNFPKKFIIE